From the Fervidobacterium thailandense genome, one window contains:
- the ndk gene encoding nucleoside-diphosphate kinase → MERTFIILKPNAVRRGLIGEILKRFEQRGIKIVGMKFLKMSREQAEKLYEPHKDKPFYNELLEFMLSGPVVVLVLEAPRVVEMVRHIVGATDPLKAEAGTIRGEFALTVTKNLIHASDSEENYLRESSIFFREDELIDYYLDVQDDI, encoded by the coding sequence GTGGAGAGAACTTTTATAATCCTCAAACCCAACGCGGTTCGAAGAGGTTTAATTGGGGAAATCCTCAAGCGTTTCGAACAGCGTGGAATCAAGATAGTGGGGATGAAGTTCCTGAAAATGAGCCGGGAACAAGCTGAAAAGCTCTACGAACCCCATAAAGATAAGCCGTTCTACAACGAACTTCTGGAATTCATGCTCAGCGGACCTGTGGTTGTTCTTGTACTTGAAGCTCCGAGAGTGGTTGAGATGGTTAGACACATTGTAGGGGCAACGGATCCGTTGAAAGCCGAAGCGGGGACCATTCGAGGAGAGTTCGCACTTACGGTAACCAAGAATTTGATACACGCAAGTGACAGCGAGGAAAATTACCTCAGGGAATCCTCGATTTTCTTCAGGGAAGATGAACTCATAGATTACTACCTGGACGTGCAAGACGATATATGA
- a CDS encoding deoxycytidylate deaminase: protein MELEEYLKNVTIKPSENKRESWDDYFKKIAKIIAERSTCTHRKVGAVIVKNKRILATGYNQPPSGFPHCDEIGCIRDDLGIPSGKNQEVCYGLHAEQNALMQAAKFGISTEGATMYVTHKPCSVCARLIINAGIKRVVYIEGYPDPLTDFFFKQCGTELVGGDGEK, encoded by the coding sequence ATGGAGCTTGAGGAATACCTAAAAAATGTTACCATAAAGCCCAGCGAAAATAAAAGGGAGAGCTGGGACGATTACTTTAAAAAAATAGCGAAAATTATAGCCGAACGCTCCACTTGTACTCACAGGAAGGTCGGTGCCGTTATTGTCAAGAATAAAAGGATTCTCGCCACAGGTTACAACCAACCTCCCTCTGGCTTCCCGCATTGTGACGAGATTGGCTGCATTCGCGATGATTTGGGAATTCCTTCCGGGAAAAACCAGGAAGTTTGTTATGGTTTGCATGCGGAACAAAACGCACTCATGCAGGCGGCAAAATTTGGCATTTCCACGGAAGGCGCGACGATGTACGTAACGCACAAGCCGTGTTCAGTGTGCGCGCGCCTCATCATCAACGCTGGTATAAAAAGGGTGGTTTACATAGAGGGTTATCCGGATCCACTAACCGATTTCTTTTTCAAGCAGTGCGGAACCGAACTCGTTGGCGGTGATGGAGAAAAATAG
- a CDS encoding DDE-type integrase/transposase/recombinase, protein PCQPKLVLSDGLTSYAQACEYLNISHKTISSKVNQAVESRNSLLAMFTQIRRGFKKLSNVIEYIKAFVVLHNIKRELRIQEPGDWVKIQRPLVEYMVNHFEELFAFG, encoded by the coding sequence TCCCTTGTCAGCCTAAGCTTGTGCTATCTGATGGATTAACCTCATACGCTCAAGCCTGTGAGTATCTGAACATTTCCCACAAAACCATCAGCTCTAAGGTAAATCAAGCGGTAGAATCCAGAAACAGCCTTCTTGCGATGTTCACGCAAATCAGAAGAGGGTTCAAGAAGTTATCGAACGTGATTGAGTACATCAAAGCGTTCGTTGTGCTCCACAACATCAAGCGGGAGTTGAGAATTCAAGAGCCAGGAGACTGGGTGAAGATACAAAGACCGCTGGTGGAGTACATGGTGAATCATTTTGAAGAGTTATTTGCGTTTGGCTGA
- the sufC gene encoding Fe-S cluster assembly ATPase SufC: MILKVENLKAKIVGEEKLILKGVDLEIDEGEAHVIMGPNGSGKSTLANVIMGNPKYEVVEGDILFLGESILNLRTDERAQRGIMMTFQNPYEIEGVKFDQLLFTAYRKLHGEDKTFFQLHNELKSIISEVDLPVEFLERFVNFGFSGGERKKGEIVQARFLKPKLLILDEIDSGLDVDALRLVANQINEIKRAGTSLLIITHYSRILNFLDVDKVHVYIDGRVALSGDRNLAYEVEANGYSIVR; the protein is encoded by the coding sequence ATGATTCTGAAGGTGGAAAATCTCAAAGCAAAGATAGTTGGAGAAGAGAAGTTGATATTGAAGGGTGTGGATCTTGAGATTGACGAAGGCGAGGCACACGTTATAATGGGACCGAATGGTTCTGGAAAATCCACACTTGCAAACGTGATCATGGGCAATCCAAAGTACGAGGTCGTTGAAGGAGATATTCTCTTCCTTGGTGAATCGATATTGAACTTGAGAACCGATGAAAGAGCCCAGAGAGGCATCATGATGACTTTCCAAAATCCTTACGAAATCGAAGGTGTAAAATTCGATCAACTGCTCTTCACCGCGTACAGGAAACTGCATGGTGAGGACAAAACATTCTTCCAGCTGCACAACGAATTGAAAAGCATCATTTCCGAGGTTGACCTACCGGTGGAGTTTCTTGAAAGGTTTGTGAACTTTGGCTTCTCCGGTGGCGAAAGAAAGAAGGGCGAGATCGTCCAAGCTCGATTTCTCAAACCAAAGCTGCTGATCCTTGACGAGATAGATTCCGGACTCGACGTTGATGCGTTGAGGTTGGTGGCGAATCAAATAAACGAAATCAAGCGTGCGGGAACTTCTTTGCTTATAATAACGCACTACTCCAGAATTTTGAATTTCCTGGATGTCGATAAGGTCCACGTTTACATCGACGGGCGTGTTGCCTTGTCAGGTGACAGGAACCTGGCGTACGAAGTTGAGGCAAACGGGTATTCGATCGTGAGGTGA
- a CDS encoding methylated-DNA--[protein]-cysteine S-methyltransferase, which produces MSEKVRISIVSCEIGSIIVHTVDNRCVRILLSTERLEDQDDNIFTEQIRGYLRGEIRLLDFPVSYNLGPVFRKVLEYLREKVQYGTIISYGELAKQLKLNPRVVGFALANNPLPLYFPCHRVVGKNSIGGFTVGKGESGLIWKEFLLKLEGAIR; this is translated from the coding sequence TTGAGCGAAAAGGTTAGAATTTCCATTGTTAGTTGTGAGATAGGTAGTATTATCGTTCACACCGTCGACAATAGATGTGTCAGAATACTGTTAAGTACCGAGCGTCTTGAAGATCAAGATGACAACATTTTCACCGAACAGATACGAGGATATCTCAGGGGCGAGATAAGACTTTTGGATTTCCCCGTGTCGTACAACTTGGGCCCCGTGTTTCGGAAAGTCCTTGAATACTTGAGAGAAAAGGTTCAGTATGGTACAATAATTTCGTACGGAGAGTTAGCAAAACAGTTAAAACTAAACCCACGCGTAGTTGGGTTCGCCCTTGCGAACAATCCTCTCCCGCTGTATTTTCCCTGCCACCGGGTAGTTGGTAAAAACTCTATCGGTGGCTTCACGGTGGGCAAAGGCGAAAGCGGGCTAATTTGGAAAGAATTTTTGCTGAAACTGGAGGGTGCGATCCGATGA
- a CDS encoding flavodoxin domain-containing protein → MRCIVVYVSKHLGNTKKVAEAIADVLKCECKEISNIRADELLGYDLIFIGSGIYAWDFDKRVRSVISRISTGNGKKVALFSTSADPNGIKYHRRIREFLKLKGFEILGEYNSPGEFSFWFFKRFILNKGMPDLSDLKRARDFATSVLNKAEQGKHSP, encoded by the coding sequence ATGCGTTGCATAGTAGTGTACGTTTCAAAGCACCTTGGGAACACGAAAAAGGTAGCAGAAGCAATTGCGGACGTGTTGAAGTGCGAATGCAAGGAAATCTCAAATATTCGAGCAGATGAATTACTCGGGTATGACCTTATATTCATCGGCTCCGGAATCTACGCATGGGACTTTGATAAACGCGTGCGCTCGGTAATTTCAAGAATTTCGACTGGCAATGGTAAAAAAGTCGCTCTCTTCTCAACTTCGGCCGACCCGAACGGGATAAAGTACCACAGAAGAATAAGGGAATTCTTGAAATTAAAAGGTTTCGAAATCTTGGGTGAGTACAATTCTCCGGGGGAATTCAGTTTCTGGTTTTTCAAACGGTTTATTTTAAACAAGGGTATGCCCGATTTATCCGATCTAAAAAGAGCTCGAGATTTTGCAACATCAGTACTGAACAAAGCTGAACAAGGTAAACATTCCCCTTGA
- a CDS encoding SufB/SufD family protein, translated as MVMEKTLRLNHGSMKAIIPPRRTVEIKDYSIEDFKPSGNNLLDEWRIKRFSEYVTLQFPYWKRTGLKEISLPELPHYKGLESVDELGIKVIDSLDFEGSDRKFVLLADAFSLSGSYYVHSGVRTLVMQDFDSIDNSLIIVERGRLDLIRIVQKELFVGNLRILLKPGTELRLYNLYIGKGTDENSPLISNVFVEAQEGSKLHVRDFYFGGTINAGYFGLRVNGENVYSDIRPYYLGAGKTVIDILYLVRFYAGNSYSNVDAKGVLTDKSKLIFRGIMDITSGCKEAEAHQSNHALLLSEKAKVEAIPSLMVDEHEVVASHAASSAPVDEQTVFYLMSRGIPRDEAIRMIVKGVFETLKDELNNLDDTLKLGGLIEDALGSVVG; from the coding sequence ATGGTGATGGAGAAAACTTTGAGATTGAATCACGGCTCGATGAAGGCAATAATTCCACCGAGGAGGACCGTTGAGATAAAAGACTACAGCATTGAAGATTTCAAACCGAGTGGTAATAACCTGCTGGATGAATGGCGTATAAAGAGGTTCTCCGAATACGTGACGCTGCAGTTTCCCTACTGGAAACGCACAGGTTTGAAAGAAATATCGCTGCCTGAATTACCGCATTACAAAGGCCTGGAAAGTGTGGATGAACTCGGAATCAAGGTTATCGATTCTCTGGATTTCGAAGGTTCGGATAGAAAATTCGTTCTCTTAGCCGATGCTTTCTCACTGAGTGGGAGCTACTATGTCCACTCAGGAGTAAGGACTTTGGTAATGCAAGACTTCGATTCGATTGACAATTCTCTCATAATCGTAGAGCGTGGAAGACTCGACTTGATACGTATCGTACAGAAGGAATTGTTCGTTGGGAATTTGAGAATACTTCTAAAACCGGGTACCGAACTGAGGTTGTACAACCTATACATCGGTAAAGGAACGGATGAAAATTCACCGCTGATATCGAACGTTTTCGTTGAGGCCCAGGAAGGTTCCAAATTACACGTTCGAGATTTTTACTTCGGTGGGACGATAAACGCAGGATACTTTGGCTTGAGAGTCAACGGGGAAAACGTCTACAGTGACATCAGACCTTACTACCTTGGAGCTGGTAAGACTGTTATCGATATACTTTACCTTGTGAGATTTTATGCCGGCAACAGTTACAGTAACGTTGACGCAAAAGGCGTACTTACAGACAAGTCAAAACTCATCTTCCGTGGTATAATGGATATTACCAGCGGGTGCAAAGAAGCGGAAGCCCATCAGAGTAATCACGCTTTGCTTTTATCCGAAAAGGCCAAAGTCGAAGCCATACCGAGCCTCATGGTTGACGAACACGAAGTTGTGGCATCGCACGCTGCAAGTAGTGCTCCTGTAGACGAACAAACGGTATTCTACCTCATGTCCAGGGGTATACCAAGGGACGAGGCCATTCGGATGATCGTAAAGGGTGTTTTCGAAACGTTAAAGGACGAGCTGAACAACTTAGACGACACGTTGAAACTGGGAGGATTGATCGAAGATGCGCTTGGGAGTGTGGTCGGATAA
- a CDS encoding J domain-containing protein, with protein sequence MLKDPYEILGVRRNATMEEVEQAYRTLVKKYHPDRYRDNPLRELAEEKLKEIIEAYEYIKQERANQANDEYSGYTSYTSQNPQQAYQGYYNYNTQNTPQRDNQEVLQDAASLCAGCCTGLSAVWCLDALCECAGGDCI encoded by the coding sequence ATGTTAAAAGATCCTTATGAAATCCTCGGAGTCAGAAGAAATGCCACGATGGAAGAAGTTGAGCAAGCATACAGAACTTTAGTCAAGAAGTACCATCCGGATCGGTATCGCGATAACCCACTTAGGGAACTTGCCGAAGAAAAGCTCAAAGAGATAATCGAAGCCTACGAATATATCAAGCAGGAGCGGGCAAATCAAGCAAACGATGAATATTCCGGATACACCAGCTACACATCACAAAACCCGCAACAAGCTTACCAAGGTTATTACAATTACAACACTCAAAACACTCCCCAGAGGGACAACCAGGAAGTACTTCAGGATGCGGCTTCTCTTTGCGCGGGTTGTTGTACCGGGCTCTCGGCGGTTTGGTGTCTTGATGCCTTGTGCGAGTGTGCTGGTGGAGATTGCATCTGA
- a CDS encoding penicillin-binding transpeptidase domain-containing protein, translated as MAGLILEHTTGRIKAAYGLGIFEGRRQIGSVVKPYYYYLAFMAGWNKSDILEDKPIRIGKWEPKNFDEQFWQRVTLENALVYSRNVPSVNLFMKLGQNKVKHFIQNVLMVGGYFPNDATISLGTIETSLVDVAKGYEPIFNGGIVVRPRIIEYVRDKNGVYYYSYRPEVLNIVNNPKGFDARTPIEASILMLQVMEKVVTMGTGKSAFLPGRTIYGKTGTAEKNAWFVGGDGKYLFLLVKDGKNLTGGRDVAPIWKKIASQTTIGYTPISLPLKSTIAKTSPSGTESSELEGEKIELPSPQAPSKEETTSEVGKVPSISELYERVKNRTITAMEILDILKTKSPDEQREILTEINKFDPDLAAEVYLKLLGGGEF; from the coding sequence ATGGCTGGTCTTATCTTGGAACACACAACCGGTCGTATAAAAGCTGCGTACGGTTTGGGAATTTTCGAAGGTCGCAGACAGATAGGTTCTGTGGTTAAACCCTACTATTATTACCTCGCTTTTATGGCAGGTTGGAACAAATCCGACATTCTTGAGGATAAGCCCATAAGAATTGGAAAGTGGGAACCTAAGAACTTCGATGAACAATTTTGGCAGAGAGTCACGTTAGAGAACGCTCTCGTTTACTCCAGGAACGTGCCTTCGGTGAACCTTTTCATGAAACTCGGTCAGAACAAGGTGAAGCATTTTATCCAAAACGTTCTAATGGTTGGCGGTTACTTTCCGAACGATGCAACGATCTCACTTGGTACAATCGAAACATCGCTCGTCGATGTGGCGAAAGGATACGAACCTATATTCAACGGAGGTATTGTTGTTCGCCCAAGGATAATAGAGTATGTGCGCGACAAAAACGGTGTGTATTACTATTCCTATCGTCCAGAAGTGTTGAATATCGTAAATAACCCTAAGGGATTCGATGCTCGCACACCCATCGAAGCTTCGATTCTCATGCTCCAAGTTATGGAAAAAGTTGTTACGATGGGAACAGGAAAATCTGCGTTCTTGCCAGGTCGAACAATATACGGTAAGACCGGAACAGCGGAGAAGAACGCTTGGTTCGTAGGAGGGGATGGTAAGTATCTATTCCTTCTTGTGAAGGATGGAAAAAATCTCACAGGTGGACGAGATGTTGCTCCGATCTGGAAGAAAATCGCCTCGCAAACGACAATTGGTTATACACCGATAAGCTTACCACTTAAGTCTACTATAGCAAAGACATCTCCATCAGGCACTGAAAGTTCTGAACTCGAAGGAGAAAAAATAGAACTTCCAAGTCCACAAGCTCCAAGTAAGGAAGAAACTACCTCGGAAGTTGGTAAAGTACCTTCTATCTCTGAACTTTACGAACGTGTCAAAAATCGAACTATCACAGCCATGGAAATTTTGGATATCCTCAAAACAAAAAGTCCCGACGAACAGAGGGAGATTCTAACTGAGATAAACAAGTTCGATCCAGACCTTGCAGCAGAGGTTTATCTGAAATTACTTGGTGGAGGGGAATTCTGA
- the sufB gene encoding Fe-S cluster assembly protein SufB produces the protein MELHELLYELKKREEFDIKVNVKPAIKLPAGLNKKLVYEISKAKGEPEWMTQHRLRSFEIFEKWHEPMWGVDRSELDLSRIVPYVKPDAKKTNTWDEVPEEIKQAFEKLGIPEAERKYLAGVGAQFDSEMVYKNIKEELKKLGVIFTDIETAVREYPDLLKEYFMKLVPPTDNRYAALHGALWSGGTFLYVPKGVKVPLPLQSYFLFGNPGGGQFEHTVIIADEGSEVTYIEGCTAPKYDVVNLHIGTVEVYVKRGAKLKYLTMQNWSKNMFNLEIKRAIAEEDAVMTWVSGSFGSYKTMVYPATILKGDNSVSENVSISFAGPGQHIDTGSKVIHIGRNTRSTVDARSISIGGGWSFYRGLLKIMENAKGSKATVSCTGLMIDNKSKSDTVPIIEVYNSDSDIGHEAKIGRIKEEQIFYLMSRGLSELEAKSLIVKGFIQPVVQELPFEYAIELNRLVEMEIESSIG, from the coding sequence ATGGAACTCCACGAACTGCTATACGAACTGAAGAAGCGAGAGGAGTTCGATATAAAGGTTAACGTAAAGCCGGCGATAAAGTTGCCGGCCGGGTTGAACAAGAAACTCGTCTACGAAATCTCCAAGGCTAAGGGTGAACCTGAGTGGATGACTCAGCACAGGCTCCGTTCGTTTGAAATCTTTGAAAAGTGGCACGAACCCATGTGGGGAGTTGACAGGAGTGAATTGGATCTCTCCAGGATAGTCCCGTACGTCAAACCGGACGCAAAAAAGACAAACACTTGGGACGAGGTACCAGAAGAAATAAAGCAAGCGTTCGAAAAGCTTGGAATCCCGGAAGCGGAACGTAAGTACTTGGCCGGGGTAGGTGCTCAGTTCGACTCCGAGATGGTTTACAAAAACATAAAAGAAGAGTTGAAAAAGCTCGGAGTAATATTCACCGACATTGAAACGGCCGTGAGGGAATATCCGGATCTACTCAAAGAGTACTTCATGAAGTTGGTTCCACCAACGGACAACCGCTACGCAGCGTTGCACGGTGCTCTCTGGAGTGGTGGTACATTCCTGTACGTACCCAAAGGTGTAAAAGTGCCACTTCCTCTCCAATCTTACTTCTTGTTTGGTAATCCCGGTGGTGGTCAATTCGAACACACCGTCATCATAGCGGATGAAGGTAGCGAAGTTACGTACATTGAAGGGTGTACCGCTCCAAAGTACGATGTGGTAAACCTACACATCGGAACTGTCGAGGTTTACGTGAAACGTGGAGCAAAGTTAAAATATCTGACCATGCAGAACTGGAGCAAGAACATGTTCAACTTGGAAATCAAGCGAGCGATCGCGGAAGAGGATGCTGTAATGACGTGGGTATCAGGCTCTTTTGGTAGTTACAAGACTATGGTCTATCCGGCGACGATTTTAAAAGGTGATAACTCCGTTTCGGAAAATGTATCGATCTCCTTCGCAGGTCCCGGACAACACATTGACACCGGTTCTAAGGTCATCCACATCGGGAGAAACACGCGTTCGACGGTCGATGCCAGAAGCATCAGCATTGGTGGTGGCTGGTCCTTCTACCGTGGGCTACTGAAAATAATGGAAAACGCGAAAGGTTCAAAGGCGACAGTAAGCTGTACGGGACTTATGATCGACAACAAATCCAAGAGTGATACCGTTCCAATTATCGAGGTTTACAACTCCGATTCGGATATAGGCCACGAGGCGAAGATAGGAAGGATAAAGGAAGAACAGATATTCTACCTCATGAGCCGGGGATTGAGCGAGTTGGAGGCTAAGAGCCTTATCGTGAAAGGATTCATCCAACCAGTAGTACAAGAACTTCCGTTTGAGTATGCAATAGAGCTGAACAGGTTGGTTGAGATGGAAATAGAGTCTTCAATAGGTTGA
- a CDS encoding Na+/H+ antiporter NhaC family protein: protein MEHYGWLSLLPPVLTVVLALLTKEVIFSLFSGVFIGYLIVNNWNPIMALIGATDGIANSLNDGWNIRIILFCALLGAFVGLVQATGAAAAFGKWMASKVKSRRGVQIVTWLFGLFVFIDDYFNSLTIGTVMRPVTDEQKVSRAKLAYILDSTAAPVSVLAPISSWVVTVMSIIGKSDGFEKLSVSEFTFFIFLIPINLYAILAILMVLQSILFGDFGPMKKSEDRAIKDLGLYNPDYGQPAGEIKEGIVVKEKARAIDMVFPILVLVGLAVIFFPVTTYLGSIDGENIKTFSEAVKSMSLKDAFNNTDASKALFYAVLFTLVISSIYFMLRGLLSIQKVGDAIISGIKSMVPALVILTLAWTIGSIIKTSAQEGGLGLSKFLSEVVVAGGFPLWLLPVVVFLISAAISFATGTSWGTFSIMIPITMPIAVALAEKSGVSLLNSALISVGAAVGGAIFGDHCSPISDTTILSSTGAGCPHLEHVATQIPYAVFVMLVSAVGYLVAGVLHNPYVGLIVSLIVFFVAYMFVKSYSDKRAS from the coding sequence ATGGAGCACTACGGTTGGTTGAGTTTACTTCCTCCCGTACTAACGGTTGTTTTGGCGTTACTGACCAAGGAGGTTATATTCTCCCTCTTTTCCGGAGTGTTCATCGGCTATCTCATAGTCAACAACTGGAACCCCATTATGGCATTGATCGGTGCAACGGATGGCATAGCCAATTCGTTGAACGATGGGTGGAACATTAGGATTATTCTCTTTTGTGCGCTCCTTGGTGCGTTTGTCGGACTTGTTCAGGCAACCGGTGCTGCGGCGGCATTTGGTAAATGGATGGCCTCGAAGGTCAAGAGTAGAAGAGGTGTTCAGATCGTAACTTGGCTCTTTGGACTTTTCGTATTCATCGACGACTATTTCAACTCGCTGACGATCGGTACAGTCATGAGGCCGGTTACCGACGAGCAAAAAGTTTCCAGGGCGAAACTTGCCTACATCTTGGACTCAACAGCCGCACCTGTCAGTGTTCTTGCACCGATATCGAGTTGGGTAGTCACGGTTATGAGTATAATTGGAAAATCCGACGGATTTGAAAAACTCAGCGTGAGCGAGTTCACGTTTTTCATATTCCTCATACCGATAAACTTGTACGCTATACTGGCAATTCTGATGGTTCTCCAAAGTATCCTCTTTGGTGATTTTGGGCCCATGAAAAAGAGCGAAGACAGAGCGATTAAGGATTTGGGACTTTACAACCCCGATTACGGTCAGCCCGCTGGAGAAATTAAGGAAGGAATCGTTGTAAAGGAAAAAGCGCGTGCGATAGACATGGTTTTCCCGATCTTAGTACTGGTTGGACTTGCCGTCATTTTCTTCCCGGTTACCACTTACCTTGGAAGTATAGACGGTGAAAACATCAAGACATTCTCTGAAGCCGTTAAATCGATGAGCCTCAAAGATGCGTTCAACAACACCGATGCATCAAAGGCACTCTTTTATGCGGTACTATTCACTTTGGTGATTTCCTCGATTTATTTCATGCTCCGTGGTTTGCTCTCAATTCAAAAGGTTGGTGATGCCATCATTAGCGGTATCAAATCGATGGTACCTGCACTTGTAATATTGACACTCGCGTGGACGATTGGGAGTATTATTAAAACGAGCGCTCAGGAAGGTGGACTTGGGCTCTCGAAGTTCCTGTCGGAAGTTGTCGTTGCCGGTGGGTTCCCACTTTGGCTACTGCCCGTGGTTGTATTCCTTATCTCAGCAGCCATTTCGTTTGCTACAGGGACGAGCTGGGGAACGTTCTCGATAATGATTCCCATCACAATGCCTATTGCCGTTGCTTTGGCTGAGAAGTCCGGTGTCAGCCTTTTGAATTCAGCACTTATCTCCGTCGGTGCGGCTGTCGGTGGAGCCATCTTTGGAGACCACTGCTCACCGATTTCCGATACGACGATACTCTCCTCCACAGGTGCAGGCTGTCCACACCTTGAACACGTGGCAACTCAGATTCCGTACGCAGTTTTTGTGATGCTTGTTTCGGCTGTTGGGTACTTAGTTGCGGGTGTTTTACACAATCCGTACGTTGGTCTGATTGTTTCACTCATAGTTTTCTTCGTTGCGTACATGTTTGTAAAGAGCTATAGCGACAAACGAGCCAGCTGA
- a CDS encoding transglycosylase domain-containing protein, with protein MKFFISSVLIISIIVFLATYNLPLLLYNRITSELEAPENKVPTGLIIEYSDGTLLYSPKTVWRDYDEIPQILKDSVIASEDRRFYRHSGVDLKGILRSLFVIITTDEIQGGSTITQQLARTLYLTTERTWRRKLKEIMIALWLEQKYSKEEILEMYINSVYLGNGIYGFPAAARYYFKKSLDDLNPLEIAMLVATLRSPERANPLKELNAQFTKIVLNKMKEADIITEEEFQKYLQFLGKERIYAYEEAKEHLDVDLFWMIVTDLKDLGFDLALLRNGFRVRTTLDRNMQRLLMENIDKKIWLVLSWNTQPVV; from the coding sequence ATGAAATTTTTCATTTCAAGCGTACTGATTATCTCCATAATCGTTTTCCTGGCCACTTACAACTTACCGCTGCTACTGTACAACAGGATAACGTCTGAACTCGAAGCACCGGAAAACAAAGTACCTACGGGGCTCATCATAGAGTATTCCGACGGGACGTTGCTCTACTCACCCAAAACAGTTTGGAGGGATTACGACGAAATTCCACAGATACTGAAAGACTCCGTGATAGCTTCCGAAGATAGGAGATTCTACAGACACAGCGGTGTTGATCTTAAGGGAATACTGCGTTCGCTTTTTGTCATAATCACCACGGACGAAATCCAAGGTGGTAGTACCATCACGCAACAACTCGCCCGAACGCTGTATTTAACAACGGAACGAACTTGGCGTAGAAAACTGAAGGAGATCATGATCGCACTTTGGCTGGAGCAGAAGTACTCCAAAGAAGAGATACTTGAGATGTACATCAATTCGGTGTACCTCGGTAACGGGATTTACGGGTTCCCAGCAGCGGCGAGGTATTATTTCAAAAAATCGCTCGACGACCTAAATCCTTTAGAAATTGCGATGCTTGTAGCTACACTAAGATCTCCCGAAAGGGCCAATCCTCTAAAAGAACTGAACGCCCAGTTCACCAAAATCGTTTTGAACAAGATGAAAGAGGCTGATATCATCACCGAAGAAGAATTTCAAAAGTACCTGCAATTTCTTGGAAAAGAGAGGATCTACGCGTATGAAGAAGCAAAAGAGCATCTCGACGTCGATCTCTTTTGGATGATCGTAACGGATCTTAAGGACCTGGGATTCGACCTTGCACTTCTAAGGAACGGTTTCAGAGTACGAACAACACTTGACAGAAACATGCAAAGGCTTTTGATGGAAAACATCGACAAAAAAATATGGCTGGTCTTATCTTGGAACACACAACCGGTCGTATAA